In Leguminivora glycinivorella isolate SPB_JAAS2020 chromosome 11, LegGlyc_1.1, whole genome shotgun sequence, a single window of DNA contains:
- the LOC125231198 gene encoding protein phosphatase inhibitor 2-like, translating into MAQNLQKKPSKGILKTSRSVDVQSSDGAPSTSKRAKEQRFDEMNIMETFHPANKDYGHMKVDEPKTPFSESVDGDLEPADELDANILAAKLAASMNKPPKCVESDSDEDMDESDEARERRLEFEKKRKMHYNEFQALQLARKLLAQEEDEEEEKQTT; encoded by the exons ATGGCTCAGAATCTGCAAAAGAAGCCCTCCAAGGGTATACTGAAGACGTCGCGCAGCGTGGACGTGCAGAGCAGCGATGGGGCTCCGTCTACGAGTAAGCGGGCGAAGGAGCAGCGATTCGACGAGATGAACATAATGGAGACGTTTCACCCGGCGAATAAGGACTACGGGCATATGAAAGTGGATGAGCCGAAGACGCCGTTTTCGGAGTCTGTCGACGGAGACTTGGAGCCGGCGGACGAGCTGGACGCGAACATCCTGGCGGCGAAGCTGGCGGCTAGTATGAACAAGCCGCCGAAGTGCGTGGAGAGCGACAGCGACGAGGACATGGACGAGTCGGACGAGGCGCGCGAGCGCCGGCTCGAGTTCGAGAAGAAGAGGAAAATGCATTATAATGAGTTCCAG GCATTACAACTGGCTAGAAAGCTGCTGGCCCAGGAAGAGGATGAGGAGGAAGAAAAACAGACCACCTGA
- the LOC125231249 gene encoding uncharacterized protein LOC125231249: MAVCILKHRLKQRMYHHKVAPCVWSAWPWTQRGARARRAGTRCASPRSTAPTAAPAFSPNRSSSTTRKRNTEPLFTSAPNVNTPLPIRTFSRLICVNTNQKTCSDVVSVAS; the protein is encoded by the exons ATGGCTGTTTGCATCCTG AAGCACAGATTAAAACAGAGGATGTACCATCACAAGGTTGCTCCGTGCGTGTGGAGCGCGTGGCCGTGGACGCAGCGCGGGGCTCGTGCTCGGCGGGCCGGGACCCGCTGCGCCAGCCCACGCTCTACTGCGCCTACTGCGGCGCCGGCTTTCTCACCAAACCGCTCCTCGTCGACCACGAGAAAACGGAACACGGAGCCACTATTCACATCTGCCCCAAATGTCAATACACCACTCCCAATAAGAACTTTTTCACGGCTCATATGCGTCAACACAAATCAAAAAACCTGTTCCGATGTGGTATCTGTAGCTTCATGA
- the LOC125230868 gene encoding zinc finger protein 513-like, translating to MEVHIKTHTKLLKCNLCDYSCRENRAFRRHMVKHGEKPFACKMCEFACDTWEAFRSHKTVHSARNSKKEYKCSDCEFTCNHPYGLVSHRLVHSEEVFYACSMCSYKTLHKAALRRHEIRHTDSKPFKCSYCDYSCWEAYLLRQHEKRKHKEETTDTGNGGLCEETVLSVEAPVSPKQEQQEIEVKLEFV from the coding sequence ATGGAAGTGCACATAAAGACACATACGAAGCTTTTAAAATGTAACTTGTGCGACTACTCGTGCCGTGAGAACAGAGCCTTCCGGAGACATATGGTGAAACACGGAGAGAAGCCTTTTGCCTGCAAAATGTGCGAGTTCGCATGTGATACGTGGGAAGCCTTTAGAAGTCATAAAACTGTGCACTCTGCTAGAAACAGTAAAAAGGAATATAAATGTAGCGACTGCGAGTTTACGTGTAACCACCCGTATGGACTGGTGTCCCACAGGCTAGTGCACAGTGAGGAGGTATTTTATGCATGTAGTATGTGCAGTTACAAAACTTTGCATAAAGCAGCGTTGAGACGCCACGAGATAAGACATACTGATAGTAAGCCTTTTAAGTGCAGTTATTGTGATTACTCCTGCTGGGAGGCGTATTTGCTTCGACAGCACGAGAAACGTAAGCACAAAGAGGAGACAACGGATACAGGTAATGGAGGTTTATGTGAAGAAACGGTGTTGAGCGTCGAAGCGCCGGTGTCGCCCAAACAAGAACAGCAAGAAATTGAAGTGAAACTGGAATTTGTATGA
- the LOC125231233 gene encoding zinc finger protein 501-like, giving the protein MDSIKELANPKPEFIFVKVEPFSDDNSPSSHAITETSCYGCGIKEDAKPILVKTESLCEITYPSTSEASYINAHNAKEATDIVTPPGVQVKKEIEDVCESETTALDKLYEHHEVKEEVIVSPVTLQRTCTAPALSVPQTKPEETVSEENSHPVKPELLQINNSYPNFSCQQCDFTTDSQKRLRMHVNTSHTTKMIYNCSQCSYSTPNTKYLKSHQMIHSGEKRFKCSSCDYAGLRKADLKKHEFIHTGEKPFSCNMCNYRCNRKESLAFHERVHTGNKPYQCNQCEYNCNRKDSLLRHQLLHASKKPFECLLCDYKTYQRASLHIHQRIHTGEMSFACSYCDFKCRHRFTLLTHEMIHTGQKPYECNSCDYKCRRKSDLLKHKTKHSKDKPVKCSDCEYICRHKADLQKHKKIHTGEKPFQCKQCDYKCRLNADFRKHQALHMEAQLLKCDHCNYDTLYKYALRRHLNTLHLDLVN; this is encoded by the exons ATGGACTCTATAAAAGAATTGGCAAATCCTAAGCCAGAATTTATATTTGTAAAGGTAGAGCCCTTTAGCGACGACAATAGTCCATCAAGCCATGCCATTACGGAGACAAGTTGTTATGGCTGTGGCATTAAAGAAGACGCAAAACCCATACTTGTGAAGACTGAGTCCTTGTGCGAGATTACTTACCCTTCTACAAGTGAGGCGTCTTACATAAATGCCCATAACGCGAAGGAAGCGACAGATATTGTAACACCGCCTGGAGTACAAGTAAAAAAGGAGATAGAAGATGTGTGTGAGAGTGAGACAACTGCGTTGGATAAGCTTTATGAGCATCATGAGGTGAAGGAGGAGGTTATAGTGAGCCCTGTAACACTTCAACGGACTTGTACTGCCCCTGCACTGtcag TGCCACAGACCAAACCAGAGGAAACAGTGTCAGAAGAGAACTCACACCCAGTCAAGCCGGAATTgcttcaaataaataatagttatccAAATTTCTCGTGTCAACAATGTGACTTCACAACAGACAGTCAGAAGAGATTGAGGATGCATGTAAATACTTCACATACTACAAAAATGATTTACAACTGCAGTCAATGCAGTTACTCTACTCctaatacaaaatatttaaaatctcatCAAATGATACACAGCGGTGAAAAGCGTTTTAAATGTAGCTCTTGTGATTATGCTGGTCTCAGAAAAGCAGATTTAAAAAAGCACGAGTTCATTCACACTGGTGAAAAACCTTTTAGTTGTAACATGTGTAATTATCGGTGCAATCGGAAAGAAAGCTTAGCGTTCCACGAGAGGGTCCACACAGGAAACAAGCCTTACCAGTGTAACCAATGCGAGTACAACTGTAATCGCAAAGATAGCCTATTAAGACATCAGCTGCTACACGCCAGTAAAAAACCGTTTGAATGTCTCCTCTGCGATTACAAAACGTACCAAAGAGCAAGCTTGCATATCCACCAAAGAATTCACACTGGGGAGATGAGTTTTGCATGCAGCTACTGCGATTTTAAATGTAGGCACAGGTTCACGCTACTGACTCATGAGATGATACACACCGGGCAGAAACCATACGAGTGTAACAGCTGCGACTACAAGTGCAGACGGAAATCAGATTTGCTTAAACATAAGACAAAACATTCCAAAGACAAGCCTGTCAAATGCAGCGACTGTGAATATATATGTCGACATAAAGCAGACTTACAAAAGCACAAGAAGATACACACTGGTGAAAAACCATTTCAATGTAAGCAGTGCGACTACAAATGTAGACTTAACGCTGATTTTCGAAAACATCAGGCATTACACATGGAGGCACAGTTGTTAAAATGTGACCATTGCAATTATGACACGCTGTATAAATACGCTTTAAGAAGACACCTGAATACATTGCACTTAGATTTAGTAAATTAA
- the LOC125231234 gene encoding uncharacterized protein LOC125231234 isoform X3, with translation MDTNLQETRKMGVFKKQEIPDVNYPPLKDFTRDGFETSPPWFHVLVAERDRNILGCALYYHYYWARPSPPGRALVLRMICVRKSVRRCGVGTKLFRELCRIFSKYINSSQFKVAVKENAQLNWTHPAGDPAAAFFAQFNPDFSEDFDGTYGLRINPKTVREIAASKLHKNNDISIQLARKEDMAELSKMIHEISVIRETLYGRHLKEKDLIEDGFTSSPWFFALIARREGSVVGTAVGSRLYWERSLDMQSLYVRPEARRCGLAKLLIVQFCRKAEEEGIEHVDFHVHPINTEASALYDSFGAQKLFDDHGSFRLEVDKIEQILAEK, from the exons GAAATCCCCGATGTCAATTATCCTCCTCTCAAAG ATTTCACTAGAGATGGCTTCGAAACGTCTCCCCCATGGTTCCACGTACTGGTCGCAGAGCGAGACCGCAATATCCTCGGTTGCGCACTGTACTACCACTATTACTGGGCCCGCCCGTCGCCGCCTGGCCGTGCGTTAGTGCTGCGTATGATCTGCGTGCGTAAGAGTGTAAGGCGGTGTGGTGTGGGGACCAAACTCTTTAGGGAGCTGTGCAGG ATATTCTCCAAATATATCAACAGCAGTCAATTTAAGGTGGCAGTGAAAGAGAACGCTCAGCTAAACTGGACGCATCCTGCTGGCGATCCTGCGGCGGCTTTCTTCGCGCAGTTCAATCCTGACTTCAGTGAAGACTTTGACGGGACCTACGGCTTGCGGATAAACCCTAAAACTGTTCGGGAAATTGCAGCAAG CAAACTCcacaaaaataatgatatttccATTCAGCTGGCGCGAAAAGAGGACATGGCAGAACTTAGTAAGATGATACAT GAAATATCAGTGATAAGAGAAACTTTGTACGGTCGTCATCTAAAGGAAAAAG ATTTGATAGAAGATGGTTTCACCAGCTCGCCCTGGTTCTTTGCGCTCATAGCACGGCGAGAGGGTTCCGTGGTGGGCACAGCCGTCGGCTCCAGGCTGTACTGGGAGCGAAGCCTTGACATGCAGAGTTTGTACGTGCGCCCTGAGGCGCGCCGGTGCGGCTTGGCTAAGCTGCTTATTGTTCAATTTTGTCGA AAAGCTGAGGAAGAAGGCATCGAGCACGTGGATTTCCACGTGCACCCTATCAACACAGAAGCGTCGGCGCTTTACGACAGCTTCGGAGCTCAGAAGCTGTTCGATGACCACGGCTCTTTTCGTCTGGAAGTTGATAAGATTGAGCAAATTTTAGCAGAAAAATAA
- the LOC125231234 gene encoding uncharacterized protein LOC125231234 isoform X2 — MEVLLEKPDPVRSEIVVRNACTDDVSDVYDIIKLEIPDVNYPPLKDFTRDGFETSPPWFHVLVAERDRNILGCALYYHYYWARPSPPGRALVLRMICVRKSVRRCGVGTKLFRELCRVAVKENAQLNWTHPAGDPAAAFFAQFNPDFSEDFDGTYGLRINPKTVREIAASKLHKNNDISIQLARKEDMAELSKMIHEISVIRETLYGRHLKEKDLIEDGFTSSPWFFALIARREGSVVGTAVGSRLYWERSLDMQSLYVRPEARRCGLAKLLIVQFCRKAEEEGIEHVDFHVHPINTEASALYDSFGAQKLFDDHGSFRLEVDKIEQILAEK, encoded by the exons ATGGAAGTATTGTTAGAAAAACCGGATCCTGTTCGTAGTGAAATCGTCGTACGCAACGCTTGTACGGACGATGTGTCAGATGTGTACGACATTATCAAACTG GAAATCCCCGATGTCAATTATCCTCCTCTCAAAG ATTTCACTAGAGATGGCTTCGAAACGTCTCCCCCATGGTTCCACGTACTGGTCGCAGAGCGAGACCGCAATATCCTCGGTTGCGCACTGTACTACCACTATTACTGGGCCCGCCCGTCGCCGCCTGGCCGTGCGTTAGTGCTGCGTATGATCTGCGTGCGTAAGAGTGTAAGGCGGTGTGGTGTGGGGACCAAACTCTTTAGGGAGCTGTGCAGG GTGGCAGTGAAAGAGAACGCTCAGCTAAACTGGACGCATCCTGCTGGCGATCCTGCGGCGGCTTTCTTCGCGCAGTTCAATCCTGACTTCAGTGAAGACTTTGACGGGACCTACGGCTTGCGGATAAACCCTAAAACTGTTCGGGAAATTGCAGCAAG CAAACTCcacaaaaataatgatatttccATTCAGCTGGCGCGAAAAGAGGACATGGCAGAACTTAGTAAGATGATACAT GAAATATCAGTGATAAGAGAAACTTTGTACGGTCGTCATCTAAAGGAAAAAG ATTTGATAGAAGATGGTTTCACCAGCTCGCCCTGGTTCTTTGCGCTCATAGCACGGCGAGAGGGTTCCGTGGTGGGCACAGCCGTCGGCTCCAGGCTGTACTGGGAGCGAAGCCTTGACATGCAGAGTTTGTACGTGCGCCCTGAGGCGCGCCGGTGCGGCTTGGCTAAGCTGCTTATTGTTCAATTTTGTCGA AAAGCTGAGGAAGAAGGCATCGAGCACGTGGATTTCCACGTGCACCCTATCAACACAGAAGCGTCGGCGCTTTACGACAGCTTCGGAGCTCAGAAGCTGTTCGATGACCACGGCTCTTTTCGTCTGGAAGTTGATAAGATTGAGCAAATTTTAGCAGAAAAATAA
- the LOC125231234 gene encoding uncharacterized protein LOC125231234 isoform X1 produces the protein MEVLLEKPDPVRSEIVVRNACTDDVSDVYDIIKLEIPDVNYPPLKDFTRDGFETSPPWFHVLVAERDRNILGCALYYHYYWARPSPPGRALVLRMICVRKSVRRCGVGTKLFRELCRIFSKYINSSQFKVAVKENAQLNWTHPAGDPAAAFFAQFNPDFSEDFDGTYGLRINPKTVREIAASKLHKNNDISIQLARKEDMAELSKMIHEISVIRETLYGRHLKEKDLIEDGFTSSPWFFALIARREGSVVGTAVGSRLYWERSLDMQSLYVRPEARRCGLAKLLIVQFCRKAEEEGIEHVDFHVHPINTEASALYDSFGAQKLFDDHGSFRLEVDKIEQILAEK, from the exons ATGGAAGTATTGTTAGAAAAACCGGATCCTGTTCGTAGTGAAATCGTCGTACGCAACGCTTGTACGGACGATGTGTCAGATGTGTACGACATTATCAAACTG GAAATCCCCGATGTCAATTATCCTCCTCTCAAAG ATTTCACTAGAGATGGCTTCGAAACGTCTCCCCCATGGTTCCACGTACTGGTCGCAGAGCGAGACCGCAATATCCTCGGTTGCGCACTGTACTACCACTATTACTGGGCCCGCCCGTCGCCGCCTGGCCGTGCGTTAGTGCTGCGTATGATCTGCGTGCGTAAGAGTGTAAGGCGGTGTGGTGTGGGGACCAAACTCTTTAGGGAGCTGTGCAGG ATATTCTCCAAATATATCAACAGCAGTCAATTTAAGGTGGCAGTGAAAGAGAACGCTCAGCTAAACTGGACGCATCCTGCTGGCGATCCTGCGGCGGCTTTCTTCGCGCAGTTCAATCCTGACTTCAGTGAAGACTTTGACGGGACCTACGGCTTGCGGATAAACCCTAAAACTGTTCGGGAAATTGCAGCAAG CAAACTCcacaaaaataatgatatttccATTCAGCTGGCGCGAAAAGAGGACATGGCAGAACTTAGTAAGATGATACAT GAAATATCAGTGATAAGAGAAACTTTGTACGGTCGTCATCTAAAGGAAAAAG ATTTGATAGAAGATGGTTTCACCAGCTCGCCCTGGTTCTTTGCGCTCATAGCACGGCGAGAGGGTTCCGTGGTGGGCACAGCCGTCGGCTCCAGGCTGTACTGGGAGCGAAGCCTTGACATGCAGAGTTTGTACGTGCGCCCTGAGGCGCGCCGGTGCGGCTTGGCTAAGCTGCTTATTGTTCAATTTTGTCGA AAAGCTGAGGAAGAAGGCATCGAGCACGTGGATTTCCACGTGCACCCTATCAACACAGAAGCGTCGGCGCTTTACGACAGCTTCGGAGCTCAGAAGCTGTTCGATGACCACGGCTCTTTTCGTCTGGAAGTTGATAAGATTGAGCAAATTTTAGCAGAAAAATAA